The DNA sequence TTTGAGTCTGGTTTCGTATGTCAGGGCTGAAGACCCCTATGTATATCTCAATTGGGTAGTCGAATATGGGGAAATTTCACCTCTTGACGTTAAACAAAGGGTAAATTTTGCTCCTATTACTGTACAGAACCGTAATTTTGATGTACTTGATTATATGACTTCTAACATTAGTGTTTCTTGTGAACTTTACAGGGAATTCTCATTAACGGACAATTTCCAGGCCCCACTGTTAATGTTGTCACCAATGACAATGTTATTGTTAATCTTGAGAACAAATTGGACGAACCTCTTCTCCTCACATGGTGGGTTcacctttcttcttctttatgtaaattttgctATAAATTACACTGACAATATACCTTAAATTTGAGTTTATACAGTATTGCCTgaaatcttatttattttataaattcctCCTAAACCCAAGTCGGCAAGACATTATAAtgtcattaaattaaaaatataactacgAGTGATGTCAATGCAATTGTTTagaaggattttttttaattattatatttgaagttcggcatatttatatataattattccatatTAATGTATGTACAAAATTGAGCACGTGAAAGTTGAATTAAGATATCATGACTAATTCTCTTGCATGGTAAATTACACTAGGAACGGAGTGAAACAAAGGAAGACTTCATGGCAAGATGGTGTGCTCGGAACGAACTGTCCGATTCCTCCAAACTCAAATTGGACATACAAGATGCAAATGAAGGATCAAATCGGGACCTTCACCTACTTCCCGTCCACGCTAATGCACAGAGCCGCCGGCGGGTTCGGAGGATTCAATATCTTGGCCAGGTCCGTGATTCCAGTTCCGTACCCCAAGCCATACGAGGAATTCACAGTCCTTGTCAGCGACTGGTGGAAGAAAGATCACAAGGTTAATGACATTTAAACGCTTCATTGCATATTTTCCAGCAGTTTGATAGTTAGGGTTCTCAATCTAATATTAGGACATGGCTTGCAGGAATTGCAACAAATCCTGGATTCAGGGAACCCTTTCCCACTTCCTGACGGCATCCTCATAAACGGGAAACCTCGTTTGACTTCCTTCAATGTCGTGCCAGGTATAATACATAgtgttctatatatatagacttttAATGTATTACACAATATCCTTCATGGTTCGGGAGAAAACTAAATGCTGGTGAAATTCCAGGGCAAACCTATTTGTTCAGAGTGTCGAATGTAGGAATGACAACGTCGATAAACTTCAGGATTCAGGGACACACACTACGCCTGGTGGAGTGCGAAGGGTCGCATACGATGCAGGAAATGTACGAGTCACTGGACATTCACGTCGGACAGTCCAGCTCCTTCTTGGTGACCGTACACAGCCATAATCCTAAAGACTATTTCATCGTCGCCTCCACTCGTTTCACCAAACCTATTCTGACCGCGACCGCAGTCCTTCACTATCAGGGCTCTAACAGTCCAGCCTCAGGGCCACTACCCGTTGCACCAACTTACCATGTTCACTGGTCCATGAAGCAAGCCAGAACTGTCAGGTATTTAACACTAGCTTCTTGGCCAAACCTGACATGATAGACAAGAATCTTCTGAGTCGGCCTGTCAACTCAGAAGAGCCAGATACTAATACACTTGTTTGCACTTTTGCATATATACAGATGGAATTTGACGGCAAATGCAGCCAGGCCTAACCCACAGGGCTCATTCCACTACGGAACCATACAAGTCGTGCGGACAATAGTGTTAGAAAACTCTGCTGCTAAAATTAACGGAAAGCTGAGATACGCAGTTAATAAGGTGTCTTACATAAATCCGGACACCCCATTGAAGCTTGCTGACTATTTCAACATCCCTGATGTCTTCACCTTAAACTCAATCAAGGACAGCCCTCCAGCAGGCCCTGCAGCTCTTGGAACCTCAGTAGTTGGAACCACTCTACACGATTTCGTCGAAATCGTGTTCCAGAATAGTGAATCCACCATCCAGTCTTGGCATCTAGATGGCTACGATTTCTGGACTGTAGGGTAAGGCCACCACGTGTTTTAATAAGCCTAAATGTAGCAAAAGAAGCCTTAGATTTTGTCTGAAATATTCATTTGcctaattataatcaaataaattgtaaacatATATACAGGTTTGGTAGTGGCAAGTGGAATACTACATTGAGGAGACGCTTCTACAATTACAATGATGCCCCGACCAGATACACAGTCCAGGTAATATCATAAGTGGGCACTTTTGGGACTAACAAGATTTGGACCTCAACTCGAACTTGTTCATTAACGTTCTTGAAAATTCTCGGTATTCTTACACAGGTGTATCCTTATTCTTGGAGCGCGATTTTGGTGTCACTGGACAATAAGGGAATGTGGAATTTAAGGTCTGCGATTTGGCCAAGACGATACCTGGGACAAGAACTGTATGTTAGAGTGTGGAACGACGAACGTAGCCTGTTTACTGAATACGACATCCCGCCAAATGCATTGCTCTGTGGCAAGGTCAAGCATTAGTACTAATTGGAGTGATGGATGGTTGAATGTTacattttctgttttctgcTAAATCTTTtatcttatgtttcttttatatcAGTTACGAGGGTGTGACTgtctggaaaaaaaaaaagaacaaaaagaaagacaaaaaagaaatggagaaTTAAATCGTGTTGTATGGGAACATTGAAGGAGGAAAAAGGGATAAAGAAGTTGATATTGTCATTTTAGTTTTAGCTATGATTTGTATTCTGTAGTCATCTGTCAAATTGATTGATGGCTATAATTAAAcagtttcattttcaaattcataGTCGTCGCGATCTTTTCAATGGAAAGAAGCCATGCATGTATAATTGAAAGATCAGACCAGTGAACAAATTGTACGGTAATTCTTTCAGTTCAATACACtaccaaatatatacatatatattctccATAATATAAATGgctatattaaaatttttattgtaaatacatattttctattataataaacaaaataatataaaaatttaaatgctatgttcgaaatattttttaattatgactaatTCGCCCTCGCCTACAGAAACAATAACTAATACCAGTTGTGCACTCGAAATTAACTAGTATTCTatcttttcacttttaattatggtaattaattataatgagaaatcatatatatatttttttcgcAGTAATATGACTCgttgaaattaatttacattGGACTTGAGCAATATTTGTGATTACATAAATTAGTAAGAACGAGTAATTAGAAACAACTTGGAAATTCTCACCTATCTGTCTaatgttaaattaataaagtcgACCTTGGGCTCATGAATTGGGTCTCAAAATCAGATCAAACACGCTATATTTATAGATAGTGATCTTCAACCAAACTGGCCCGATCTTATAAAACTTGATTTATCGAACTTACGGGAAATCGAATCTCTGGTCATGACTAATACAGCAAATCTCTGCGGCCCCAGTTTTCGACGGGCTTAATATTTCTCTCAAAGCCCATGGTCTCCAACAGACCTCTATATTAGCccagtttttcctttttaacatccgtaaaaaatcaattaaaaatatcgaaTTTGTCCATACATATAGAAAATTCTGATAGTAAGTATGGTATAATAATTGTCCATTTTTGTCTCTATAAACACGAATTCATAGTTATACTGGATAGAATCAGGGTGACAAGGTGTTTAACTAAAGTCGTGCTTCCATGTTTGTGTGTAAGTTGTGTCagagaatatataatacttatatatCTAAATCAGAATGGTGTAGCTAGGTAGCTAGGTAGTACTTTTGGGTTGCAGGTGCATGGAATGGAATCCTTCCAACTGTGAGAATCAAATTGCAGATTTCAGGAAACTCTTCCCCAAAGGCTGCTTCAACTCTTGTTATCAGCATTTTCTCACAACatcagatatatataaaacaaacaagTTAAGAATCTGCATTAGCTGTCTGCTCACCAGCACGCTCATCACCTTACAACGTATCCACAACTACTGCAATCTTCAGTAAATCAACAAGATTTCTAACATTATAATAATCGTACTTGTTGTCTAAGAATTATACAAACTCAAGATATTGTCCGTATCTTCTTTGTGTGATGTGAATCTTCTCGTATATCAagaaaatacttatatatatatatataggcataTATACTGTGCTGCACTGCTGATGATGAAGGCATAATTAAGGGggaaaagataataatttaaaaacctAATCCTTCCACACAATTCCAGTACACTGAAAGAGAACACACAGTTAAGCCCACTGAGTTAAAAGAGACAAAGTAAAAGCTACAGTCATGTTCATATACCACACCCCAGATGACCATCACATGGAAGTAAAAGTAGAGAAACATCAAACCCtagttttgataatttctgAACTGATTAAACtataagagaaaattgaagttttttaATGTTActtattagataataattaagaGTCTCGATTAAGGGTAAGCACCATTGGTTGTGGGCAAATCTGTGGGCCAAGAAATTGTAGGATTCCAGAACCCGAATTCACCTGGTGCTGCAACTGGAGCTGATTCAAGAATGGCAGAAGCAGTTGAAGAAGCTGCAGAAGCCACATTTCCAAGAATTACTTGTGCATTTTCAGGGTAACAACTGGTTGATGACGATGATCTGAGCCTTTGATACAGTTCTTGAAGCCCGTTATTCTGGACTTCACCATGTATGATACTGGCTTGGGCGGGTTGAGTTTCTGTATAAGGAATTTGACTGCCCCATGGAGGGTAAGTGGATCGGGGCAAGTGGGTCCAAGCTCATGACCCGACCCGGGCGGGTTGAGTTTGGTTTCTGTATAAGGAATTTGACTGCCCCATGGAGGGTAAGTGGATCGGGGCAAGTGGGTCCAAGCTCATGACCCGAGGATTCAGCCCGCCGCTGGAAATGGATGATTCTTGGCTCAAGTGGGATGATCCAAACAGCGCGTTTTCCTCCTTCACGGAGATGGAATTTGGCAGATGAGTAGGGTTAGGGCTTTGGTTTGCTCTGAGTAAGGAAAGAAAATGGGAATTTTGAGAGGAGGCCCACAGTATGGGGTTTGCGGAGAGGGCCTCAGCATGGTCGAAACCGCTGAAAAGGCCTGATTTCCCCAGCTCCTGTGAGACTGTCTTCAACTTTCCGGCAGAGCTCGACTTGCCGACTGCCGTGGTTATGGTGGTGTTCTTGTTTTTCCGGCATCCGCCGCCAATGGGGACGTTTCTCAAGGCTCCACCCTTAGTCCAGTAGCGTCGGCAAGTCTTGCAGAAATGGCGAGGCTGAGTGAGGTTGTAGTTGTTGTAGTAGCAAAACTTGGTGTTTGAAGAATCACAGCGAGGGCACCTCAAGTTCTCCGAGGCGGCGGCTGCGGCGGCGGCAGCCGTGGTGCCAACACtagtagaagaagaagagggtgaaggagaagaagaggGCAGTGAATGAGAAGGGGAACCATCAAGAATTCCCCCACAAACCGGGGTAGAGAGTTTAGATCTTTCCCCTCCAATGATGCTAACATTACTCCCCCCCAACAGCTCTTGAATCATCTTTTCCCTCTCGCAATTCAAGAACAGATGAAGAAAAGATGGATACTTAGTCTTTTTGGCACTGGAAAAGGCAAAGAAAGTAGGTTTTGTTTGTGTATGTGATGTATGTAAAACAAGAAGAGTTGCTTGGCTTTGTTTCTTGATCAGTTGAATGGGTTTCTCGCCAAAATTATATGGGGTAGAGGAGCAGCAGAAGATCTAAAGCCAGGCAAAGTTTAATATAGGATGAAAACAATAAAGGGACAACCCACTTTGTCTATTCTCCATAATAAATGCttttaaatttggatttttgttgtttttttcttttttcttttttggtggGAGATAGAAAGGGACAATATATccagattatatttttattttaaatcttattacatctttattttatttaaggtATACATGCACtctatgtataaatttttttaaattaaaatgtataatgtAATCTTTCTTTAcctagtgtatatatattaaattgattaaaatgatgcacttgaatttgaaataaaaaatcaaatcgtcaatattttctattttatttatctgtttgaattatttgtaacataaaattacatttctaaTCATGT is a window from the Sesamum indicum cultivar Zhongzhi No. 13 linkage group LG15, S_indicum_v1.0, whole genome shotgun sequence genome containing:
- the LOC105177685 gene encoding L-ascorbate oxidase homolog; amino-acid sequence: MRQAIVLGILACLSLVSYVRAEDPYVYLNWVVEYGEISPLDVKQRGILINGQFPGPTVNVVTNDNVIVNLENKLDEPLLLTWNGVKQRKTSWQDGVLGTNCPIPPNSNWTYKMQMKDQIGTFTYFPSTLMHRAAGGFGGFNILARSVIPVPYPKPYEEFTVLVSDWWKKDHKELQQILDSGNPFPLPDGILINGKPRLTSFNVVPGQTYLFRVSNVGMTTSINFRIQGHTLRLVECEGSHTMQEMYESLDIHVGQSSSFLVTVHSHNPKDYFIVASTRFTKPILTATAVLHYQGSNSPASGPLPVAPTYHVHWSMKQARTVRWNLTANAARPNPQGSFHYGTIQVVRTIVLENSAAKINGKLRYAVNKVSYINPDTPLKLADYFNIPDVFTLNSIKDSPPAGPAALGTSVVGTTLHDFVEIVFQNSESTIQSWHLDGYDFWTVGFGSGKWNTTLRRRFYNYNDAPTRYTVQVYPYSWSAILVSLDNKGMWNLRSAIWPRRYLGQELYVRVWNDERSLFTEYDIPPNALLCGKVKH
- the LOC105177686 gene encoding dof zinc finger protein DOF1.1-like — encoded protein: MIQELLGGSNVSIIGGERSKLSTPVCGGILDGSPSHSLPSSSPSPSSSSTSVGTTAAAAAAAASENLRCPRCDSSNTKFCYYNNYNLTQPRHFCKTCRRYWTKGGALRNVPIGGGCRKNKNTTITTAVGKSSSAGKLKTVSQELGKSGLFSGFDHAEALSANPILWASSQNSHFLSLLRANQSPNPTHLPNSISVKEENALFGSSHLSQESSISSGGLNPRVMSLDPLAPIHLPSMGQSNSLYRNQTQPAQASIIHGEVQNNGLQELYQRLRSSSSTSCYPENAQVILGNVASAASSTASAILESAPVAAPGEFGFWNPTISWPTDLPTTNGAYP